Proteins encoded in a region of the Burkholderiales bacterium genome:
- a CDS encoding tripartite tricarboxylate transporter substrate binding protein, translated as MRAFAAAVGLAVCAGASAQTFPTRPVRMVVHIGPGSSMDIVARVLAQKMNEAWGQPVIVDNRGGAGGTLGMDVVAKAVPDGYTILFGSSSVAIAASYYRKLPFDALRDLEPLTQISSRHNALVVSPSSAVNSVKDLIALAKAKPGEVSYGSGGGNGSSDHLAGELFALMAGVKLLHVPYKSGPAAQNDLMSGALSFYLGGIPVNLPMIRAGKVRALATSGLKRSPQLPNVPTIAESGVPGFEVNVWYGLFGPRGMPPRIVDKIAADVGKILAVPETRERFSALGVEAEGGDAAKFKTYYRNDLDKWRKVVKAAHVSDGS; from the coding sequence ATGCGCGCGTTCGCGGCGGCAGTCGGGCTGGCTGTGTGTGCGGGCGCGTCGGCACAAACGTTTCCGACGAGGCCGGTGCGCATGGTCGTGCACATCGGGCCGGGCAGCAGCATGGACATCGTCGCGCGCGTGCTCGCGCAGAAGATGAACGAAGCGTGGGGGCAGCCGGTCATCGTCGACAACCGCGGCGGCGCGGGCGGCACGCTCGGCATGGACGTGGTCGCGAAAGCGGTGCCCGACGGTTACACCATCCTCTTCGGTTCGAGCAGCGTCGCCATCGCCGCGTCTTATTACCGCAAGCTGCCGTTCGACGCGTTGCGCGACCTCGAGCCGCTCACGCAGATCTCGTCGCGGCACAATGCGCTCGTCGTGAGCCCGTCCTCAGCGGTGAATTCGGTGAAGGACCTGATCGCTCTCGCGAAGGCGAAGCCGGGCGAAGTGAGCTACGGTTCGGGCGGCGGCAACGGCAGCTCGGACCATCTCGCCGGCGAGCTCTTCGCGCTCATGGCGGGGGTGAAGCTGCTGCACGTGCCGTACAAGAGCGGACCCGCGGCGCAGAACGACCTGATGAGCGGGGCGCTGTCGTTCTACCTCGGCGGCATTCCGGTCAACCTGCCGATGATCCGTGCAGGCAAGGTGAGAGCGCTGGCGACGAGCGGTCTCAAGCGCTCGCCTCAGCTCCCGAACGTGCCGACGATCGCGGAGTCGGGCGTTCCCGGCTTCGAAGTGAACGTGTGGTACGGTCTCTTCGGGCCCCGCGGCATGCCGCCGCGGATCGTCGACAAGATCGCCGCGGACGTCGGCAAGATACTCGCCGTTCCGGAGACTCGCGAGCGTTTCAGCGCGCTCGGTGTCGAAGCCGAAGGCGGCGACGCCGCGAAGTTCAAGACTTACTACCGCAACGATCTGGACAAGTGGCGCAAAGTCGTGAAGGCAGCCCACGTCAGCGACGGCTCTTGA
- a CDS encoding antitoxin Xre/MbcA/ParS toxin-binding domain-containing protein, translated as MDVPFDTEHDISASKPTAALQEQPAAYPDLRDREARTRLAKLVVALFDHWGLSAADQAALLGLSPGSRSTLARYRRGEPLADSADLISRAGHLLGIHKSLRIIFPHDRDLAYRWIAAPNRRFDGASPLDVIKRYGFEGMLAVRRYLDFERGR; from the coding sequence ATGGACGTGCCATTTGATACGGAGCACGACATCAGCGCCAGCAAGCCCACGGCGGCGCTGCAGGAGCAACCCGCCGCTTACCCCGACCTTCGCGATCGCGAGGCGCGCACGCGCCTGGCGAAACTGGTCGTCGCGCTGTTCGACCATTGGGGCCTGAGCGCGGCGGATCAGGCCGCGCTCCTCGGGTTGTCGCCGGGGTCGCGCTCGACGCTCGCCCGCTATCGCCGCGGCGAGCCGCTCGCCGACAGCGCCGACCTCATCTCGCGCGCCGGGCACCTCCTGGGCATCCACAAGTCGCTGCGCATCATCTTCCCGCACGACCGCGACCTCGCGTACCGCTGGATAGCGGCGCCCAACCGCCGCTTCGACGGCGCCTCGCCGCTCGACGTCATCAAGCGCTACGGCTTCGAGGGCATGCTCGCGGTGCGCCGCTATCTCGACTTCGAGCGGGGCCGCTAG
- a CDS encoding RES family NAD+ phosphorylase, with protein MFQDLIRSAVDYHGDLARNIKTIRESQALFDDLSADAADWSVAIAAESQDYIASAAPLVTRPFDYGAVITYPFVPHHWQQTRFSDGLHYGVWYGSLEMETTVPESIYHWRRFIDDSFKGEDREIVGERRVFDVRCDAIVMDLRGGEARFPQLVDRASYAYTHALGRYLHDQSQSGVLVRSARGPGDNAAILRPQVLSSVRDRCYLTYVTNPTRDEVVVRRQNGRAWMTVRPSELA; from the coding sequence GTGTTCCAGGACCTGATCCGCAGCGCGGTGGATTACCACGGCGACCTCGCGCGCAACATCAAGACGATCCGCGAATCGCAGGCGCTCTTCGACGATCTGTCGGCGGACGCGGCGGACTGGTCGGTCGCGATCGCCGCCGAGAGCCAGGATTACATCGCGAGCGCCGCGCCGCTGGTGACGCGCCCTTTCGACTATGGCGCGGTCATTACTTATCCGTTCGTGCCTCACCACTGGCAGCAGACGCGTTTCTCGGACGGCCTGCATTACGGCGTGTGGTACGGTTCGCTCGAGATGGAGACCACGGTGCCCGAATCGATTTACCATTGGCGCCGCTTCATCGACGACAGCTTCAAAGGGGAAGATCGCGAGATCGTCGGCGAGCGCCGCGTTTTCGACGTGCGCTGCGATGCGATCGTCATGGACCTGAGGGGCGGGGAAGCCCGGTTCCCGCAGCTCGTGGATCGCGCGAGCTATGCGTACACCCACGCGCTCGGACGCTACCTCCACGATCAGAGCCAGAGCGGCGTGCTCGTGCGCTCGGCGCGCGGCCCCGGCGACAACGCGGCGATACTGCGCCCGCAGGTGTTGTCGTCGGTGCGCGATCGGTGCTATCTCACCTACGTGACGAATCCGACGCGCGACGAGGTGGTGGTGCGCCGGCAGAACGGGCGGGCGTGGATGACGGTCAGACCGTCGGAGCTTGCTTGA
- a CDS encoding SRPBCC family protein, with protein sequence MTSSRKTRAYREPHVDGLARGLGWLSVGIGLAQIIAPRTVCRLAGLPPAPTFMRLMGVRELACGLGIITQRNPAPWLKARVAGDAIDLVCLAAAAPMSASRGARLGAAFGAVAGITALDVYCSDELSERRAAPVHIAESISVAAPPEALYAFWRDLANLPRVMPHVKRVRVIDGQRSHWTAAGPDGEIEWESEIIDERPNHCLAWRSLDTSDVYNAGSVRFDPEDGGTRVTVELLYDPPTGSIGGSLAKLLGKGADIRADLAAFKRLMETGYGKTPA encoded by the coding sequence ATGACGTCCTCCCGCAAAACGCGCGCATACCGTGAACCCCACGTCGACGGCCTGGCGCGCGGGCTCGGCTGGTTGAGCGTAGGGATCGGCCTCGCGCAGATCATCGCGCCGCGCACGGTGTGCCGGCTCGCGGGACTGCCGCCGGCGCCGACGTTCATGCGCCTGATGGGCGTCCGCGAGCTCGCCTGCGGGCTCGGCATCATCACGCAGCGCAATCCGGCGCCGTGGCTCAAGGCGCGCGTGGCCGGCGACGCCATCGACCTGGTATGTCTCGCCGCCGCCGCGCCGATGTCCGCGAGCCGCGGCGCGCGTCTCGGTGCGGCTTTCGGCGCCGTGGCCGGCATCACCGCGCTCGACGTCTATTGCAGCGACGAGCTCTCGGAGCGCCGTGCGGCCCCGGTGCACATCGCGGAGAGCATCAGCGTCGCCGCGCCTCCCGAAGCGCTGTATGCGTTCTGGCGCGATCTCGCCAACCTGCCGCGCGTGATGCCGCACGTCAAGCGCGTGCGCGTGATCGACGGTCAGCGCTCGCACTGGACGGCCGCCGGACCCGACGGCGAGATCGAATGGGAATCGGAGATCATCGACGAGCGTCCCAATCACTGCCTCGCATGGCGCTCGCTCGATACCTCCGACGTCTACAACGCCGGTTCGGTGCGCTTCGATCCCGAAGACGGCGGCACGCGCGTAACGGTGGAGCTGCTCTACGACCCTCCGACCGGCTCGATCGGCGGCTCGCTGGCGAAGCTCCTCGGCAAGGGCGCCGACATCCGCGCCGACCTCGCCGCTTTCAAGCGCCTGATGGAGACCGGCTACGGCAAGACGCCCGCGTGA